The Microbacterium limosum sequence GCGGACGGGGTCGACGGTACGTGTCGTCGGCTCGGCATCCGGCTTGTGGTGGGTGAACGACAGCGCGACACCTTTGTCGAGGGCGTCGCGCACCGCCGCCCGGACCTCGTCCACCGGATCCGCCGCGACCACGAGCTGGCTGGGAGCGGCGCTCGCGCCGCGGGACAGCTTGGCGATCAGAGCGGGCACCGTCTCCCCCGTCGCCACGCCCGGCGCCGACTGCGCGAGCTGCAGGCCCGCCAGGAGCGCGGCCGCCTCCCGCGCGGTCAGCCGGGGAGCGCGTTCGAACGCCACGGTGTTGAGCAGCTGCAGCTCGTCGCGCTCGTCGAGCAGATCCCAGTCGATGTCGAAGAGCTCGTGGTGCATGCCCTCCGGCAGGCCGATCACCACGAGGCCTTCAGCCAGGCGGCGGAGCACATCGGGCTCGACGTCGAACTCCCGGGCCGCGTCGACCACCGGCACCGGCCCCTTCTCGACCAGGTACGGCACGAGGTTCATCACGAGCGCGACGCGGTCGATCGCCAGCAGGGGCGGCCGGGCGCTCACGCGGTCACCCCGTGGGCCGCAAGCGTGCGCTGCAGCCGCTCGACCACCTGGGCCCGGAGGTCGTCCGGCGAGACGACCGTCACCTCGGGACCGTACGATGCCAGCTCGTCCGCGAGCACGTGGACGTCGACGAAGGGGATGCGCACGAGGTCGTCCTCCCGGCTGCCTCGTCGGCGCAGGCGCAGCGCGGCCTCGGAATCCTCCTGCACGCGCACGAGGGCGCTGTTGCGTCGTGCGACCTCGTCGAGGCCTCGACGCGCGCGTTCGCCTGCTCCCGCCGCCGCTGCGGGATCGAACCGATCACGCAGCTGCTCGACATCGCCCACGACGCGCGACAGGAGGAACGTCCGCTCCTGTGCGAGGTCGCGATCGAACCCGTAGAGATGCCAGCGCCCGTCGTAGTCGATCAGGGCGTGCGGCTCCACGGTGCGCACCCTCGGGACGTCGTCGCCGGGCTTGACGTAGGTGAAGCGCACGACGCGGTGGGCGTCGTGCGCGGCCCGCAGGGCAGGGAAGGCGTG is a genomic window containing:
- a CDS encoding helix-turn-helix transcriptional regulator gives rise to the protein MPQKITPEERLLSLTVALMANRYGLTKEQILSSVSGYREARAEGRSADALEKMFERDKDALRELGMPVHTLGDAADPDDLREARYVIPKAEYVLPEDIVFTPAEVAILGIAAAVWGESSMSGEAQSALRKIRALGIDVDEPIIGFAPRLSAKDHAFPALRAAHDAHRVVRFTYVKPGDDVPRVRTVEPHALIDYDGRWHLYGFDRDLAQERTFLLSRVVGDVEQLRDRFDPAAAAGAGERARRGLDEVARRNSALVRVQEDSEAALRLRRRGSREDDLVRIPFVDVHVLADELASYGPEVTVVSPDDLRAQVVERLQRTLAAHGVTA
- a CDS encoding helix-turn-helix transcriptional regulator yields the protein MSARPPLLAIDRVALVMNLVPYLVEKGPVPVVDAAREFDVEPDVLRRLAEGLVVIGLPEGMHHELFDIDWDLLDERDELQLLNTVAFERAPRLTAREAAALLAGLQLAQSAPGVATGETVPALIAKLSRGASAAPSQLVVAADPVDEVRAAVRDALDKGVALSFTHHKPDAEPTTRTVDPVRILVKDDQWYLRGWCHLRRDMRTFHLDRVTDAVVTDIPAAARDDPETTIFAREDGALEATIRFVPHVAPLLGQYLDYAEITAGDPLSTALLRVADPAQLKRLATRRGGSVEVVAPAEARQATVEWARAALAQYG